The Paenibacillus sp. MBLB1832 genome has a window encoding:
- a CDS encoding TroA family protein has protein sequence MSEQTITSMLAEQLHNAENKEEFWKGYIEFIEKNLVVYFDQLKQNGIDRALLSAIHRGDQEESTKEKLNQVKQLICALSRLDGIFMVKTREEKELVSSVERWKTRAEAVEKQMEEEKAQVLQFRSDVERKLQVQQSQIERKLSDNLRLVRHTVSAIPELLVQASQEKEIPFAKLSATVGESIGQIVETLSNNKLWPESEEKPDLAALIAIRNIEITVPKKVRKAKKELAEKKNSNGHLIKVVLLKDEEASTIEEPEKVTQSEDIQG, from the coding sequence ATGAGTGAGCAAACGATAACATCCATGCTAGCTGAGCAACTTCATAATGCAGAGAATAAAGAGGAATTTTGGAAGGGATATATTGAGTTCATCGAGAAGAATCTCGTGGTTTATTTTGACCAGCTGAAACAAAATGGCATCGACCGTGCTTTATTATCTGCGATACACCGCGGTGACCAGGAAGAGTCAACCAAGGAAAAGTTGAATCAAGTGAAGCAACTCATCTGTGCACTATCTCGATTAGATGGAATTTTCATGGTAAAGACGCGTGAAGAGAAAGAATTGGTATCTTCAGTGGAACGCTGGAAAACACGCGCTGAAGCCGTTGAGAAGCAAATGGAAGAGGAAAAAGCTCAGGTTTTACAGTTCAGAAGTGATGTGGAGAGAAAGCTTCAAGTACAACAAAGTCAAATAGAGAGGAAGTTAAGTGATAATCTCCGATTGGTTCGTCATACCGTTTCCGCGATCCCTGAGCTACTAGTGCAAGCTTCTCAGGAAAAGGAAATCCCGTTCGCTAAGCTATCTGCAACCGTAGGTGAGTCAATTGGACAAATCGTGGAGACGTTATCCAATAATAAATTATGGCCCGAAAGCGAAGAGAAGCCTGATCTTGCGGCGTTAATTGCGATTAGAAATATTGAAATAACTGTGCCTAAGAAGGTCCGTAAAGCAAAAAAAGAATTAGCTGAGAAAAAAAATAGCAATGGGCATTTAATAAAAGTTGTTCTTCTTAAAGATGAGGAAGCTTCAACGATAGAGGAACCGGAAAAAGTAACGCAATCAGAAGATATTCAGGGGTAA
- a CDS encoding Hsp70 family protein: MEPIYGIDLGTSNCLAAKVTQLFGEIDVECLVDEAGNISFPSIVHFEDEVHSIVGERARELLPVYPDQTVELVKTRMGKTLDVPLKIKGKDVLKSPQEISSILLKHFQNLHGNSIKRAILTVPAYFSDNQKRATLDAGKLAGIEIIEMIEEPSAAIMYHLYNLHKNDSLKEIIGGNTKNFLVFDFGGGTLDLSLIKVELDENGLVKPTVLLNEGDSELGGNNIDFELTKYVIEELSYNYKDDFTNKVLKEYIFYYEHRKFQNEIDPKVKQFIMRLKDRVEDAKKKLSDLQLEKTKILFGDLRYDSIEISREEFEIEILDVYFKSKIIDAFERIKKNIYNKHVIDHVIMVGGTSQIPYFQNLISSQFTELADRIVLSETYDKAIALGAAILGAIKGDIAVPPFGTNRCHGSVSHDIYVTHKTEKHLLIEHGTPYPLEEAKQIKFEIRHALDPGIHLQVKTELQKYNKETETRIIEESMINDVKFYHPFFYTGEEITVELNIDSYGLLSFSAKHNITGEEIEFEAKRLYQLSEEQILQLMKT; this comes from the coding sequence ATGGAACCTATTTATGGAATCGATTTGGGGACATCCAATTGTCTAGCAGCAAAGGTAACACAGTTATTCGGAGAGATTGATGTAGAATGCCTGGTAGATGAAGCAGGTAATATCAGTTTCCCATCTATTGTCCATTTTGAGGATGAAGTGCACTCTATTGTCGGAGAGAGAGCTAGAGAGCTACTTCCAGTATATCCTGACCAAACTGTGGAGCTCGTTAAAACAAGAATGGGTAAGACGTTAGATGTGCCATTGAAAATTAAGGGTAAGGATGTATTAAAGAGTCCGCAGGAAATTTCATCAATACTACTAAAGCATTTTCAAAATCTACATGGAAATTCTATTAAAAGAGCAATACTAACAGTTCCAGCCTACTTCAGCGATAATCAAAAGAGGGCAACGCTAGATGCTGGGAAGCTAGCAGGTATAGAGATCATTGAGATGATCGAGGAGCCTAGTGCGGCAATTATGTATCACCTGTACAATCTTCACAAAAATGATAGTTTAAAAGAGATCATAGGCGGCAATACTAAAAACTTTTTAGTATTCGATTTTGGTGGAGGTACATTGGATTTATCTCTAATTAAAGTGGAGTTAGACGAGAATGGTTTGGTAAAACCAACTGTATTACTAAATGAAGGCGATTCCGAGCTCGGTGGTAATAATATTGATTTTGAACTGACTAAATACGTCATTGAAGAGCTTAGCTATAATTATAAAGATGATTTTACTAACAAAGTACTGAAAGAATATATTTTCTATTACGAGCATAGAAAATTTCAAAATGAGATTGATCCAAAAGTTAAGCAGTTTATTATGCGCCTCAAAGACCGGGTAGAGGATGCAAAGAAAAAGCTATCTGATCTGCAACTCGAGAAAACCAAAATTTTATTTGGTGATCTGCGATATGACAGTATAGAAATCTCTCGGGAAGAGTTCGAAATAGAAATTCTAGATGTATATTTTAAAAGTAAAATTATTGACGCATTCGAACGCATCAAGAAAAATATTTATAATAAGCATGTTATAGATCACGTTATTATGGTAGGTGGTACATCCCAAATTCCATACTTTCAAAATTTGATTAGCAGCCAATTTACTGAACTGGCAGATCGGATTGTATTATCCGAGACCTATGACAAAGCGATTGCTTTGGGTGCAGCTATTCTGGGTGCAATTAAGGGTGATATCGCGGTACCACCCTTTGGAACGAACCGTTGTCATGGTTCTGTGTCTCATGACATTTATGTAACTCATAAAACGGAAAAACATTTGTTAATTGAGCATGGAACACCATATCCATTAGAGGAAGCCAAACAAATTAAGTTTGAAATTCGTCATGCACTTGATCCAGGAATACATTTGCAAGTAAAAACGGAGCTTCAGAAATACAACAAAGAAACAGAAACGCGGATCATAGAGGAAAGTATGATTAATGATGTGAAGTTTTACCATCCGTTCTTTTATACAGGGGAAGAGATCACAGTCGAGCTTAATATTGACAGTTATGGATTACTCAGTTTCAGTGCTAAACACAATATTACTGGGGAAGAAATAGAATTTGAAGCTAAGCGATTGTATCAGCTATCTGAAGAGCAGATCCTACAATTGATGAAAACATAA
- a CDS encoding HNH endonuclease signature motif containing protein, which translates to MEGWKLNSGELIENNLTEQEIWQYFNFLFSSKSKNQASYKFGFIRSLLENIYNTNESSQLTYSQIFFTFTRVYWNLVVVNGLKQTDQSHEQSAIEKALKQFVEQNRIPDYLSFDSLSPGLQLEIGVILRRQGKRYVVGALYGDTDGAFYSFDNRSEVLELSRNVLRFMKVHQQVLVKLNNYELVKFIQAVNPHDGCSNLLKKVENITARSNLNMYREILELTESMECFYCERKLTEKTAIHVDHFIPWSFLFNDNLWNFVLSCGSCNTSKNNKLSEVKFLDKLINRNEILAQKNVIDVEKEFINYSSEKIIELFNYASINGFQKNWKPKIK; encoded by the coding sequence ATGGAAGGCTGGAAGCTTAATAGCGGGGAGTTAATAGAGAATAATCTAACTGAGCAGGAGATATGGCAGTACTTCAACTTCTTATTCTCCAGCAAGTCTAAAAATCAAGCCAGCTATAAATTCGGGTTTATTAGATCTCTGCTTGAAAATATTTATAACACTAACGAGTCATCTCAATTGACGTATTCTCAAATATTTTTTACCTTCACTCGAGTATACTGGAACCTTGTTGTTGTGAATGGTCTTAAACAAACAGACCAAAGTCATGAACAATCTGCAATTGAGAAGGCTCTAAAACAATTCGTTGAGCAAAATAGAATCCCTGACTATCTTAGTTTTGATTCACTATCACCCGGACTTCAGTTGGAAATCGGTGTAATATTAAGGCGACAAGGGAAACGTTATGTTGTAGGTGCTTTATACGGAGACACGGATGGTGCATTCTATTCTTTTGATAATAGATCAGAGGTTCTTGAATTAAGTCGAAACGTCCTGAGATTTATGAAAGTTCATCAACAAGTCCTTGTAAAACTTAATAATTATGAGTTAGTAAAATTTATTCAAGCGGTTAACCCGCATGATGGATGCTCAAATTTACTGAAAAAAGTAGAGAATATTACGGCGCGTTCGAATCTTAATATGTACAGAGAGATATTAGAATTAACGGAGTCCATGGAGTGTTTCTACTGTGAAAGAAAGTTAACTGAGAAGACTGCAATCCATGTAGATCATTTCATTCCTTGGAGTTTCCTGTTTAATGATAACCTTTGGAATTTTGTTCTGTCCTGTGGCTCTTGTAATACATCAAAAAACAACAAACTCAGTGAAGTGAAATTTCTAGATAAACTTATTAATAGAAATGAAATATTAGCCCAGAAAAATGTAATAGATGTTGAGAAAGAGTTCATAAATTATTCATCGGAAAAAATAATTGAACTGTTTAATTACGCTTCGATTAATGGTTTTCAAAAAAACTGGAAGCCAAAAATAAAGTAA